The DNA segment TTGTTTTTCAGTCATTTCGTCGATCTCAGCCTTGTCCTTTTGATTGGTCTGTGGAAAGCGAAAGTGATAATTGCAGAACTGGACGATACCAGATCCTCGAGCACCAAGAGAATGTACACGACAATGCCGCCACGGGAGGTCGTCTTGAGAATTGATTCCAAAGTCGTCAGAATTGTTCATACGAGGTAGTGCCCGCTCCGAGACCGGCCCCAATAAGTTCGTGTTCCTGGACGGAGCTCAATGCACCGCCAATGTCTCACAGGGTCCACGCAGATCATGCAAGGCTAGCCAAGGGCCAGGGGACCTGGACAATTCGACATCCCGATTATCAGATCATCAATCAATAATCTGATGGCACGCTTTCATCGGCATATGCCGCGACATGGCCCCATGTTATCAGCCCTATCTCGACTATTGGCGATCGATGTGGGCGGAAGAACTTCTGGCGCCTTCAGGCAGCCGATACTATCGTTCTCACAGTCGACGTCCCATCCGAAGCAACTTTCTGGTCATCGAGCATATCCGTCGTGCTACTTACAAGTGCTCCGGCTCGGAGCATGCTACTACTGTTCTGCCTTCTCATAAACTGTATAGTGAGAGCACATCTGATACCGAAACCCGAGGATTCTCAGTACTGTGCAATAGCATGCTCAGCTATCATCGGCCGGATCAAATTCGAACAGAAACCAGCCGAAAACCCAGTCTGCTCTGGAGTGCTCGCAGTTCAATCAGTCTTCCATTGCGTCGACCATTATTGTGAGCTGGACGATATTAACCGGGGCTTGGACTATCTGAACTGGACATGTACTCAAGAGAAGCGCTCATTTTTGAGCCCATACCAGCTGGCCAGCACCAATAATTTGACTGTGATTAATGCTCAAGAGGCCAAAGGGACCCGGTACACACAGATTGTCATACCTAGCGAGGAGTACTACCAGACTGCACTGGGATCGACAGTGGGACACCTCTTCCGCTACCAGCAACTCGAGTTATTGACAATTTTATAGGTCACACGATATGCTGCGACGGCAGCCTCTTGGAATTTTGCCTTCGGCTTATACGGCTTTTGGGGCGTAGTCATGCTAATAGGCATCTTGCAGCGAATTATTCGAGCAAGGCCTGCAAGACTTTTTCCCAGCAGTTGGCCAGCTCTACAACGTGTTCCAAGCGTCCCCTCTCCCGCGTTCAGCCCGCCTGGAAAAGTCGTGACCACTATCATAATAGCCTACACAACGCTTTGCATCATCGCCTGTTTCCCCGCATACAAAACCTATCGGGGTAATATCTACTACGCCAGCGAAAGGATCGAGTTGGGGAAGTATATCTCCAATCGGCTGGGAATTTTGACTGCCGCTAATATTCCGCTCATTTGGTTGTTTGCTGCTCGAAATAATCCCCTTCTATGGGTATCTGGATGGTCTTACCCGGTTTTCAGTCAGTTTCATCGTTGGACCGCACGCATTACAGCTCTGCTGGCCATTGCACACGGGATAGGCTACTCAATCACGAATTCCTACAAAAAGACATATTACGTGACCTGGAATGAGAGCTACTGGCGTTGGGGAGTGATAGTGAGTAGATCAACCTCACACGAGCCTCGTGACGGGAATCAGACTGACAACGGGCATCATAGGCGCTTCTCGCGATTTGTGTCCTCGCCGCTACATCCATTCCCATACTTCTGGCCCGCTACTACGACTTGTTCCTTATCATGCATACGGCCTGCGCCGCTGTAGGCTTGGCCGGCGTCTACTATCATCACAACGAGCTCCTCGAAAGAAATACCTATCACCTGTTCGTCTGGATTGCCGTGGCCGTATGGATCGCGGAACGTCTGCTCCGGCTCGTCAGAATCACGCGGAACGGATATGCTCAGATCAATACTTATGCCAAGCTTACCCTTCCAGAAGGCTCAGACATGCTGAGGCTAGATGTCACAGAGCACTTCAAGAATTCGCATCATGCACCAGGGCTCGGACAGTACTATTTCATACGCGAGCCACTTCGGTGGAAAGGATGGGAAAGCCATCCCTTTACGCTCTGTTCTTGGCCTCTGAGTACTTCGGCTCCAAACAGTCGACTAGAGTTCTCGAAAGGCGCGGCGATTGAGACCAACGCACACAGGAGCAAGGAATCGAGTATGGGGTACTGTTTTCTAATCAGCCCTCGCAGGGGCTTTACAAGTAGATTGAAGAATCTAGCTTCAAGTCCCGCCTCCTCGTCTGCGATATCTCCGCAGAGGGTTGAACATCAAGGCAGGAACGTTCGTCTTTTGCTGGAAGGTCCTTACCCTGTTGCTACTCTCGCATTGGCCCCATCTGGTTCCATGCTTCTTCTGGTAGCAGGGGGCTCTGGGATCAGCTCTTGTATCCCTCGGCTCTATCAATACATCTCTCACGAAAATTACCTCGGAGTCCATCTGGTCTGGGTAGTCCGTTCCATGGGGACCTTCAACGACGTTCGCGAGCATGAGCTGGCCAGCTTGCTTATGAATGAGAAGCAGACGAGGGGTGTAGAGATCAGTGTTTACGTGACCTCCTCACCAGCTTCAGACAGTGGGCAAGGGCGGAACACAGAGCGAGCGAGTCGTGAAGCAGACGATCAGCCGCAAAACACCCAGACCTTATACAAGACGTATTCTGGTCGGCCAGACCTCGACACTTTGATCAAAACCGAGTGCGAGAAGGCCAGTGTCAATTTCTCGTCTCTCAGCATCTTCTGTTGTGGACCGCCTTCTTTAGCAATGAGATGTAGAGCTGCTACCAAAGCTTCAAAAAGTGCAGGGGGTGGGCCACCGACAGAGTTTGTTGCACATGAACATGGATGGTGATCAGATGCATTAGCACGGTCGTCGGACATCAGCCATACAGGAGACTTTGATAGTGACTTCTCTTTAGTCCAGTCGCGCTGAGAGACCTTGATTTTGCAAGAGCCAAGATGATATGCTCAGCTGCAGCGACATTTCGAGACAGCGATATCATTCCAGGAGTGCCCTGAACTTCTCTTCCACTGTCTGCTCTTTGAAAACGCACAGGTGATGTTGCATTTCGACTTCGTACCGGGCCGGTCGAGCTCTCGTCGGCCTTTGTCGCTTCAAATAGAGTTTCAATGTCCTGATGTGAGCCAGTCGACCCATCCTTGGATAGTGCTTGGCGTCCGTGGCCTGGTTAGGGTCAAAACAGGGCAAACTTACATCTGTGCCAAGGCTCTAGCAATGTGGCCATGGTCCCATGTCACACTACCAGACATGTCTCGCCTTCACCGCGAATTGGCCGAGCTCAAGAGAGCGAAGAATCGCCCTTGGCATGCTTACCTTGTAGTCTTGTAAGACATCGACCATGTCTGATGCAGGCTAAATGATGACAACATGATCACAACGATCCCTCATACCACCGTCCAGCTCATCATGTCCCGCCATTAAGCTACCAGACATACATGGGCTCTGAGAGAGTTTTGCGGTACTTTTCGAATGCCAGCAGGGAATTCGTGGGGCAGATGGACTTTGTCGTGGCGATACCACACGCCACAGCCATAGCTACCAACATAAATTGCCGCATGTCATCGATGGGGCATAGCATCGCCATCTTATCTTATCTCATTCCTCAATCACATCGCCCTAGCGATTCTATAATGCCACATTCCAGCTTTCTTGACTCGGACAATATGTCCTTCCAGCAGGCACAAGATCTGCCAACCAAGGTTCGAGCCGCTTATGAAGTCAGCTCACGCTTGATAGCTTCCCTTATCAATGAAGGCTTCCTGAAAGCGTCACCGTGCAAATGTCCTATATTGGAATTATCGCATGGTGCCTCCGGAATTCGCGTGTACGGTATCGCTGGCCATGAACAACAAGAGCTTTGGGTGGGAACATCAAGATCACATGGTTCAGGTGCCAGACTCTGGTACCCCGCCGACTTCGTGTTCCCCGTCTGGATTCGCGATGAATCTTCGGGATGGTGCAAGGCACATCATCCTCGACAAATCGCGATCAGGGCCCGTGAGATGTCTTTGTTAGGTGCTGCAGagatagaaggagattgGGAGGTGATTGTGAAACAGCTTGACTCTGCATTCAGCGACATGGGTATGTTCGCCCTGCGTACTCGTCATGAGGCGGAACTTGCGCTGACATCTGTTTACCAGTGACATGGTTACAATGGGGCGAGAGCAGACTCATTCCAACCATCGAATCGCCGACAATCGCATGGGAGCAAGCAGTGGTCGTTGGCCACCCCGTCAATCCGGTGCGTGTGGGATTAAGAGTCCAGATCCGTGGCTCGACGCTTACTTCACGACTGGACTACAGATAGGCCGTTCGATATTGGCGCACCACGGTGCCGAGTACTTGGAACCTTCGGAAGCAACAAGCCTCCTTCACCCGGGCATCTCACTGATAGCCATCGATCGCTCCAAGACTAAAATCACTGGACCTCTATGCTCTATCCTCAACAAGCTATTGTGTGAACTACAGCTGCCTCCGACTCAACAAAACGAGCTCACCATTCCGTGCCTCAGCAGACAGCTACCTGCCATTCAAGGCTTCTTCCCGACAGCCCGCGTGCTTCGAAGCGACGCATTCTTCGCGTCAGCACAAACCTCACTTCGCACAGTCCAGATGCCGGATCATTTCGGTTTGGACTACCACATCAAATTTGCCCTTTCCTACACCATTGGATCCAATCTGCGGACTATCACCCCTCATACGGTGGGGATGAGCCAGGAACTATCGAATGTCATTGCAGACGCTGTAGCAGACGACACATGGATCTGTCAAGAGGTCGCCGGAGTGACAGGATCACAGAAGGATGCCAAGGCTGCGCGTCATTTGTCCTGTATGCTCCGCCAGAATCTCGAGCCACGCGCAAAAGCTCTCGGTCAAACTCTCATTGTCGTATCCGCATTACGTCAGGTCCCAGCTCACCAGTCCGAATGTATCGCAGCCCTGGTGTTCGATCTGAAAACGCCAGACTCGAAGCTCGCCTGGTTCAAACAATTCTCTTCCAAACTCCTCCATGCAGTCCTCATTCCAGCCTTGCGATCCGGCATTGGCCTTGAAGCTCACGGTCAAAACAGCCTCATTCGTGTTGACATCGCAACCCGCGC comes from the Cercospora beticola chromosome 4, complete sequence genome and includes:
- a CDS encoding uncharacterized protein (antiSMASH:Cluster_1); protein product: MLLLFCLLINCIVRAHLIPKPEDSQYCAIACSAIIGRIKFEQKPAENPVCSGVLAVQSVFHCVDHYCELDDINRGLDYLNWTCTQEKRSFLSPYQLASTNNLTVINAQEAKGTRYTQIVIPSEEYYQTALGSTVTRYAATAASWNFAFGLYGFWGVVMLIGILQRIIRARPARLFPSSWPALQRVPSVPSPAFSPPGKVVTTIIIAYTTLCIIACFPAYKTYRGNIYYASERIELGKYISNRLGILTAANIPLIWLFAARNNPLLWVSGWSYPVFSQFHRWTARITALLAIAHGIGYSITNSYKKTYYVTWNESYWRWGVIALLAICVLAATSIPILLARYYDLFLIMHTACAAVGLAGVYYHHNELLERNTYHLFVWIAVAVWIAERLLRLVRITRNGYAQINTYAKLTLPEGSDMLRLDVTEHFKNSHHAPGLGQYYFIREPLRWKGWESHPFTLCSWPLSTSAPNSRLEFSKGAAIETNAHRSKESSMGYCFLISPRRGFTSRLKNLASSPASSSAISPQRVEHQGRNVRLLLEGPYPVATLALAPSGSMLLLVAGGSGISSCIPRLYQYISHENYLGVHLVWVVRSMGTFNDVREHELASLLMNEKQTRGVEISVYVTSSPASDSGQGRNTERASREADDQPQNTQTLYKTYSGRPDLDTLIKTECEKASVNFSSLSIFCCGPPSLAMRCRAATKASKSAGGGPPTEFVAHEHGW
- a CDS encoding uncharacterized protein (antiSMASH:Cluster_1), translated to MSFQQAQDLPTKVRAAYEVSSRLIASLINEGFLKASPCKCPILELSHGASGIRVYGIAGHEQQELWVGTSRSHGSGARLWYPADFVFPVWIRDESSGWCKAHHPRQIAIRAREMSLLGAAEIEGDWEVIVKQLDSAFSDMVTWLQWGESRLIPTIESPTIAWEQAVVVGHPVNPIGRSILAHHGAEYLEPSEATSLLHPGISLIAIDRSKTKITGPLCSILNKLLCELQLPPTQQNELTIPCLSRQLPAIQGFFPTARVLRSDAFFASAQTSLRTVQMPDHFGLDYHIKFALSYTIGSNLRTITPHTVGMSQELSNVIADAVADDTWICQEVAGVTGSQKDAKAARHLSCMLRQNLEPRAKALGQTLIVVSALRQVPAHQSECIAALVFDLKTPDSKLAWFKQFSSKLLHAVLIPALRSGIGLEAHGQNSLIRVDIATRAIVGFCFRDFGSCKIHMPTLNRRGHYLDTMKPGCWIPADREEEAWDQLQHTVFNEQLQSMIGQLKLDPTTAWTLVRDQLDDFFASNMEFEAASRMHAYFTRPMVSYKALLRLGFNLNATEDIFVEVPNALHFEVVNCTGLDAARKIQLE